Proteins encoded together in one Anopheles darlingi chromosome 3, idAnoDarlMG_H_01, whole genome shotgun sequence window:
- the LOC125957923 gene encoding protein brown — MPSKADGSGSSGTTLGTGVLLEWKNLSVSVRSNKAGQRQWYGRPGHQQRKEIVILENASGAVRSDNLVAIMGPSGAGKTTLLAAISMRITGSTNVHGKVLINGLYVTRTQMKRLTGFVPQYDIALPSLTVGEHLSFASKLKNVGYVAVSRIVNELGLQGCWTTRIQHLSGGERKKVNLAGELLTEPDILFCDEPTTGLDSYNAASVMATLQALCVNGRRAVVCTIHDPPSQVFQYFTDVILMQEAGTILYQGPTVSMRAFFNSIGRTLPERGNPADFYFQLVSPGSNVFSGPEAEQAIRQQQIIQKAHRENIARKCLMTRYHQSKIIQKLGNNSHRVCWIRQLQLLLHRTTLHSIRNIGVYLTVTGIFLFTSIVIAALYFEVRPISQTAIQDIRGALFLMICELLYTISYGVFYTFPSEMPLVRREVGEKTYNLSVYYAHKALLSVPRAFLESFLFIGVIYAFVGFTGGFETYCYMSLVGGAASVLAMAYGYLLSCTTGTMTMAIEASNIVFLSFMLLGGLYLNLRSFPVLKYLSFFFFASEGVSVYYWLPVQDIPCDVLRPSGNITAIPERACLENGVAVLLNAGYATTYEELHLNYAIMATEILVVHLVAYGLLRNFVRKAGFY; from the exons ATGCCTTCAAAGGCCGacggtagcggtagcagcggaACAACCCTCGGAACGggtgtgctgctggagtggAAAAACCTTTCCGTGAGTGTGCGATCGAACAAGGCGGGCCAGCGGCAGTGGTACGGGAGGCCCGGTCATCAGCAGCGGAaggaaattgtgatccttgaaaaTG CCAGTGGTGCAGTTCGCTCAGACAATTTGGTAGCCATCATGGGACCAAG TGGTGCCGGCAAGACGACGCTGCTGGCGGCCATTTCGATGCGCATAACGGGCTCTACGAACGTGCACGGGAAGGTGCTTATCAATGGGCTGTACGTGACCAGGACGCAGATGAAACGGTTGACTGGCTTCGTGCCACAGTACGACATCGCCCTGCCATCGCTGACCGTTGGCGAGCATCTGAGTTTTGCG TCGAAGCTGAAGAACGTGGGTTATGTGGCGGTTTCGCGGATCGTGAACGAGCTCGGACTGCAGGGCTGCTGGACGACCCGTATCCAGCATCTGTCCGGTGGTGAGCGCAAGAAGGTGAACCTGGCCGGCGAGCTACTGACCGAACCGGACATTCTGTTCTGTGATGAACCGACGACGGGACTGGACAGTTATAATGCCGCCTCAGTTATGGCGACACTACAGGCGCTGTGCGTTAATGGACGGCGAGCTGTCGTGTGTACAATCCACGACCCACCATCGCAAGTATTCCAGTACTTTACGGATGTGATTCTGATGCAGGAAGCCGGTACGATACTGTACCAAGGCCCTACCGTTAGTATGCGTGCCTTCTTTAACTC GATTGGACGGACCCTACCGGAGAGAGGCAATCCGGCTGACTTCTATTTCCAGCTCGTTAGTCCCGGATCGAATGTGTTTTCAGGGCCGGAAGCGGAACAAGCGATCCGACAGCAGCAAATCATCCAGAAGGCGCACCGGGAAAACATTGCCCGTAAGTGTTTGATGACGCGCTACCACCAGTCCAAAATCATACAGAAACTGGGCAACAACAGTCATCGGGTGTGCTGGATCCGCCAGCTACAGCTCCTGCTCCATCGTACCACACTGCACAGTATCCGGAACATTGGCGTGTACCTGACCGTAACGGGTATCTTCTTG TTCACCAGCATCGTGATAGCGGCCCTGTACTTCGAGGTACGTCCCATCTCCCAGACCGCCATCCAGGACATCCGGGGAGCGCTCTTCCTGATGATCTGCGAGCTCCTCTACACGATCAGCTACGGGGTATTCTATACGTTTCCGTCCGAGATGCCGCTCGTGAGGCGCGAGGTGGGCGAAAAGACGTACAACCTTTCGGTGTACTATGCCCACAAGGCACTTCTCAGTGTGCCGCGTGCGTTTCTCGAGTCGTTCCTCTTTATTGGTGTGATCTACGCGTTCGTTGGCTTTACCGGTGGCTTTGAGACGTACTGCTACATGTCGCTGGTTGGTGGGGCTGCCAGTGTACTGGCCATGGCTTACG GATATCTGCTATCATGTACGACCGGCACTATGACCATGGCGATCGAGGCGAGTAATATCGTCTTCCTGTCCTTTATGCTACTCGGCGGTCTATACCTGAACTTGCGGTCCTTCCCGGTGCTCAAGTATCtgtcgttcttcttcttcgccagcGAGGGCGTCTCGGTGTACTACTGGCTACCGGTACAGGACATTCCGTGCGATGTGTTGCGCCCTAGCGGAAACATCACCGCGATACCGGAGAGGGCGTGCCTGGAGAACGGTGTGGCCGTACTGCTGAATGCCGGTTACGCCACCACGTACGAGGAGCTGCACCTAAATTATGCCATCATGGCAACGGAGATTCTGGTCGTCCATCTAGTGGCCTACGGGTTGCTGCGCAATTTCGTCCGTAAAGCCGGTTTCTACTGA
- the LOC125957913 gene encoding ras-related protein Rab-32 isoform X3: MVTSVITAVAAARRHANGNGGDDGDEEELVVSTGTGAPKFGGRRVSTFRRLRRQSSTRIRLPWCPSVSIEVAVGDSGPARAVQLRQANMAASPAEKREHLYKILVIGELGTGKTSFIKRYVHQFFSQNYRATIGVDFALKVLNWDQNTIIRLQLWDIAGQERFGNMTRVYYKEAVGAFIVFDVTRSATFDAVIKWKQDLDSKVQLPDGKPIPCILLANKSDQQKQGIVTTPAKLDEYVKEHGFAGWFETSAKENVNIEEAAKSLVNKILMNDKMLNTGEIVDSERFALAGGGGGKADINPKKSCAC; this comes from the exons ATGGTTACCTCCGTCATCACGGCAGTGGCCGCAGCTAGACGCCATGCGAACGGGaacggtggtgacgacggtgatgaaGAGGAACTAGTCGTTAGTACTGGCACCGGTGCGCCCAAGTTTGGTGGCCGGCGTGTGTCCACGTTCCGCCGGTTGCGCCGACAGTCCTCCACTCGGATCCGGTTGCCCTGGTGTCCTAGTGTCAGTATTGAGGTTGCCGTTGGTGACAGTGGTCCAGCGAGAGCAGTACAGTTGCGTCAG GCCAACATGGCGGCGAGTCCGGCGGAGAAGCGCGAGCATCTGTACAAAATCCTCGTCATCGGGGAGCTCGGTACCGGCAAGACGTCCTTCATCAAGCGGTACGTGCACCAGTTCTTCAGCCAGAACTATCGCGCCACGATCGGCGTCGACTTTGCGCTCAAAGTGCTCAATTGGGACCAGAACACGATCATCCGGCTGCAGCTGTGGGATATTGCCG GCCAGGAACGCTTCGGTAACATGACCCGAGTGTACTACAAAGAAGCGGTCGGTGCGTTCATCGTGTTCGACGTAACGCGCAGTGCCACCTTCGATGCGGTGATCAAGTGGAAGCAGGATCTCGACTCGAAGGTGCAGCTTCCGGACGGTAAACCGATCCCGTGCATACTCTTAGCTAACAAG AGtgaccagcagaagcagggcATTGTGACGACACCCGCCAAACTCGATGAGTACGTGAAGGAGCACGGCTTCGCCGGCTGGTTCGAGACGTCCGCCAAAGAGAATGTCAACATCGAGGAAGCGGCCAAATCGTTAGTCAATAAG ATTCTAATGAATGACAAAATGCTAAACACGGGCGAAATCGTGGACTCGGAGCGGTTTGCgctggccggtggcggtggcggaaaaGCGGACATTAATCCGAAAAAATCGTGTGCCTGCTGA
- the LOC125957913 gene encoding ras-related protein Rab-44 isoform X1: MEQQRKSRSTLERGESTAEDSPVEFVTVADSDASAPGTPEKKPKKKRGLSFKKLRSNAQKLIPGVRRGSSSSSKKSSETTSSSVADGESVSIDRNMDTPSPPPPASPTPSAPSPEPTRDESVVKSTESLPAIKEDPREALAAAAAANTGARSDEDMLATEEKQRQKKTRKPSRAASFMKKLAGRGKSAKVAPNSPTAAQAPRPSPGDEGDGLSAGTLETPLSIKRQTPEGAILNAATSDAELYSDDGTSVDPPPLAIRELEAEPRPLLLRRTGTPLSGDEGGAGVGGSTDIEFYDDDDEGTATAIETSNGRLLRVRRRDENDDVVGGRRAGGGGGGRVLTTDLDGKSNQNEALSLSAKPISPFVRTSLQSLSATAPTTTTTTMIVDDGGGRPASLTVTKESFGVEQPTVTIRTQEQQQKQDRLSSLLSGDYIAEINKFSIENIAPPPPVPSPRTSLSIRERFFQSALPPPPPPVQAPSSPVVGDEENEDFMRKSKGGAGAAAAAGRSKGSGKGSSGGSNASVAAATATSVEPAGGGSTSVTVRTQEAAKPYQLGNSLKNPNNSGFKSVEPATRVSSAGGLQEPQQEQQRPEQEQQRPEPEQTRAGDGADEAEPTVGDGDGDPQPQIVFDIGTQVRPDRTSSNLVIGASGSTLTVPPIRLPVTVDGDSSSAPLSGTYASIGTEGSIGAGSVGGGGSGSGGAGGGLSSYDDSSLRRRIAYVEQPTFYTPEEEELLTGKRPSLSSSGGPFETSAEYSLESEDYLESKMSPHGDLLIGGDRADQSANMAASPAEKREHLYKILVIGELGTGKTSFIKRYVHQFFSQNYRATIGVDFALKVLNWDQNTIIRLQLWDIAGQERFGNMTRVYYKEAVGAFIVFDVTRSATFDAVIKWKQDLDSKVQLPDGKPIPCILLANKSDQQKQGIVTTPAKLDEYVKEHGFAGWFETSAKENVNIEEAAKSLVNKILMNDKMLNTGEIVDSERFALAGGGGGKADINPKKSCAC; the protein is encoded by the exons atgGAGCAGCAGAGGAAGTCGCGTTCCACGCTGGAACGCGGTGAATCCACGGCCGAGGACAGCCCGGTCGAGTTCGTGACCGTTGCCGATTCGGACGCTTCGGCGCCCGGTACACCGGAGAaaaagccgaagaagaagcgcgGCCTTTCGTTCAAGAAGCTGCGCTCCAACGCCCAAAAGCTGATCCCGGGCGTTCGACgtggaagtagcagcagcagcaagaaatcCAGTGAGACCACTTCCTCTtccgtcgctgatggtgaatcggtatcgatcgatcggaacatggacacaccatcaccgccaccaccggcatcaccgacaccatcagcaccgtcaCCGGAACCGACGCGTGACGAATCGGTGGTCAAATCGACGGAAAGTTTACCCGCGATCAAGGAGGATCCTCGCGAGGCacttgccgctgctgccgccgccaatACGGGCGCCCGCTCCGACGAGGACATGCTGGCCACGGAGGAGAAACAGCGCCAGAAGAAAACACGCAAACCGAGCCGTGCCGCTAGCTTCATGAAGAAACTGGCCGGACGCGGTAAGTCGGCCAAAGTCGCCCCCAACTCACCGACGGCAGCCCAAGCACCTCGTCCGTCTCCTGGTGACGAGGGTGACGGGTTATCGGCCGGCACACTGGAGACACCGCTCAGCATCAAACGGCAAACACCGGAAGGAGCAATCCTGAACGCCGCCACCTCGGACGCGGAGCTGTACAGTGACGATGGTACTTCGGTGGATCCACCGCCGCTAGCGATACGTGAGCTGGAAGCCGAACCGAGACCACTGTTGTTGCGCCGTACGGGCACCCCGCTCTCTGGGGACGAAGGAGGCGCTGGCGTCGGCGGTAGCACCGACATCGAGTtctatgacgacgacgacgaagggacTGCGACTGCCATCGAAACGAGCAACG GTCGATTGCTTCGTGTGCGTCGCCGGGATGAGAACGATGATGTCGTCGGTGgtcgtcgtgctggtggtggtggtggtggcagagtACTGACCACGGACCTTGATGGTAAATCGAACCAGAATGAAGCGTTGTCGCTGTCGGCTAAGCCAATTAGCCCGTTCGTCCGCACATCGCTACAATCACTATCGGCGacggcaccgacgacgacgacgacgacgatgatcgtggatgacggtggtggtaggcCGGCCTCGCTGACGGTGACGAAAGAATCATTCGGTGTCGAGCAGCCGACCGTCACGATTCGtacacaggagcagcagcagaagcaggatcGCTTGTCCAGTCTGCTGAGCGGTGACTACATAGCGGAGATTAACAAGTTCTCAATCGAGAACattgcaccgccaccaccggtgccatcGCCGCGTACCTCGCTGTCGATTCGGGAACGGTTTTTCCAAAGTgccctcccaccaccaccaccaccagtgcaaGCGCCATCGTCACCAGTGGTTGGTGACGAGGAAAACGAAGATTTTATGAGGAAATCGaagggaggagcaggagcagcagcagcagcaggacggtCGAAAGGCTCCGGGAAAGGCTCCTCCGGTGGTAGCAACGCAtcagtagcggcagcaacagccacgaGTGTAGagccagcaggaggaggaagcacgTCGGTGACGGTGCGCACCCAGGAAGCGGCCAAACCGTACCAGCTCGGTAACAGCCTCAAGAACCCGAACAATTCGGGCTTCAAGTCGGTGGAGCCCGCGACCAGAGTGTCTTCGGCTGGTGGGCTCCAGGAGccacagcaggagcagcaacgaccggaacaggagcagcagcgaccggaaccggagcagaCACGTGCTGGTGACGGAGCGGACGAAGCAGAACCGACcgtcggtgacggtgacggtgacccCCAACCGCAGATAGTGTTCGATATAGGAACGCAGGTACGGCCCGATAGGACCTCGTCGAACCTCGTGATTGGTGCCAGTGGTAGTACACTCACCGTACCTCCGATACGGCTTCCGGTAACCGTTGACGGTGATAGCAGCAGTGCCCCATTGTCCGGCACGTACGCTTCAATCGGGACTGAAGGAAGCATCGGTGCTGgttctgttggtggtggtggtagtggtagtggtggtgcaggtggtggacTTAGTTCCTACGACGACAGTAGTCTGCGGCGACGCATAGCTTACGTTGAGCAACCGACCTTCTACACgccggaggaggaagaactgCTCACCGGTAAACGACCGTCGCTGTCGTCCAGCGGTGGTCCATTCGAGACCAGCGCCGAGTATTCGCTCGAGTCGGAGGACTACCTCGAGAGCAAAATGTCCCCCCACGGGGATCTGCTGATCGGTGGTGATCGGGCCGATCAATCG GCCAACATGGCGGCGAGTCCGGCGGAGAAGCGCGAGCATCTGTACAAAATCCTCGTCATCGGGGAGCTCGGTACCGGCAAGACGTCCTTCATCAAGCGGTACGTGCACCAGTTCTTCAGCCAGAACTATCGCGCCACGATCGGCGTCGACTTTGCGCTCAAAGTGCTCAATTGGGACCAGAACACGATCATCCGGCTGCAGCTGTGGGATATTGCCG GCCAGGAACGCTTCGGTAACATGACCCGAGTGTACTACAAAGAAGCGGTCGGTGCGTTCATCGTGTTCGACGTAACGCGCAGTGCCACCTTCGATGCGGTGATCAAGTGGAAGCAGGATCTCGACTCGAAGGTGCAGCTTCCGGACGGTAAACCGATCCCGTGCATACTCTTAGCTAACAAG AGtgaccagcagaagcagggcATTGTGACGACACCCGCCAAACTCGATGAGTACGTGAAGGAGCACGGCTTCGCCGGCTGGTTCGAGACGTCCGCCAAAGAGAATGTCAACATCGAGGAAGCGGCCAAATCGTTAGTCAATAAG ATTCTAATGAATGACAAAATGCTAAACACGGGCGAAATCGTGGACTCGGAGCGGTTTGCgctggccggtggcggtggcggaaaaGCGGACATTAATCCGAAAAAATCGTGTGCCTGCTGA
- the LOC125957913 gene encoding ras-related protein Rab-32 isoform X4 — MVSSSEGLRVAQPYKANMAASPAEKREHLYKILVIGELGTGKTSFIKRYVHQFFSQNYRATIGVDFALKVLNWDQNTIIRLQLWDIAGQERFGNMTRVYYKEAVGAFIVFDVTRSATFDAVIKWKQDLDSKVQLPDGKPIPCILLANKSDQQKQGIVTTPAKLDEYVKEHGFAGWFETSAKENVNIEEAAKSLVNKILMNDKMLNTGEIVDSERFALAGGGGGKADINPKKSCAC; from the exons ATGGTTTCGTCGTCGGAAGGACTACGGGTGGCACAGCCGTACAAG GCCAACATGGCGGCGAGTCCGGCGGAGAAGCGCGAGCATCTGTACAAAATCCTCGTCATCGGGGAGCTCGGTACCGGCAAGACGTCCTTCATCAAGCGGTACGTGCACCAGTTCTTCAGCCAGAACTATCGCGCCACGATCGGCGTCGACTTTGCGCTCAAAGTGCTCAATTGGGACCAGAACACGATCATCCGGCTGCAGCTGTGGGATATTGCCG GCCAGGAACGCTTCGGTAACATGACCCGAGTGTACTACAAAGAAGCGGTCGGTGCGTTCATCGTGTTCGACGTAACGCGCAGTGCCACCTTCGATGCGGTGATCAAGTGGAAGCAGGATCTCGACTCGAAGGTGCAGCTTCCGGACGGTAAACCGATCCCGTGCATACTCTTAGCTAACAAG AGtgaccagcagaagcagggcATTGTGACGACACCCGCCAAACTCGATGAGTACGTGAAGGAGCACGGCTTCGCCGGCTGGTTCGAGACGTCCGCCAAAGAGAATGTCAACATCGAGGAAGCGGCCAAATCGTTAGTCAATAAG ATTCTAATGAATGACAAAATGCTAAACACGGGCGAAATCGTGGACTCGGAGCGGTTTGCgctggccggtggcggtggcggaaaaGCGGACATTAATCCGAAAAAATCGTGTGCCTGCTGA
- the LOC125957913 gene encoding nucleolar protein dao-5 isoform X2 has product MEQQRKSRSTLERGESTAEDSPVEFVTVADSDASAPGTPEKKPKKKRGLSFKKLRSNAQKLIPGVRRGSSSSSKKSSETTSSSVADGESVSIDRNMDTPSPPPPASPTPSAPSPEPTRDESVVKSTESLPAIKEDPREALAAAAAANTGARSDEDMLATEEKQRQKKTRKPSRAASFMKKLAGRGKSAKVAPNSPTAAQAPRPSPGDEGDGLSAGTLETPLSIKRQTPEGAILNAATSDAELYSDDGTSVDPPPLAIRELEAEPRPLLLRRTGTPLSGDEGGAGVGGSTDIEFYDDDDEGTATAIETSNGRLLRVRRRDENDDVVGGRRAGGGGGGRVLTTDLDGKSNQNEALSLSAKPISPFVRTSLQSLSATAPTTTTTTMIVDDGGGRPASLTVTKESFGVEQPTVTIRTQEQQQKQDRLSSLLSGDYIAEINKFSIENIAPPPPVPSPRTSLSIRERFFQSALPPPPPPVQAPSSPVVGDEENEDFMRKSKGGAGAAAAAGRSKGSGKGSSGGSNASVAAATATSVEPAGGGSTSVTVRTQEAAKPYQLGNSLKNPNNSGFKSVEPATRVSSAGGLQEPQQEQQRPEQEQQRPEPEQTRAGDGADEAEPTVGDGDGDPQPQIVFDIGTQANMAASPAEKREHLYKILVIGELGTGKTSFIKRYVHQFFSQNYRATIGVDFALKVLNWDQNTIIRLQLWDIAGQERFGNMTRVYYKEAVGAFIVFDVTRSATFDAVIKWKQDLDSKVQLPDGKPIPCILLANKSDQQKQGIVTTPAKLDEYVKEHGFAGWFETSAKENVNIEEAAKSLVNKILMNDKMLNTGEIVDSERFALAGGGGGKADINPKKSCAC; this is encoded by the exons atgGAGCAGCAGAGGAAGTCGCGTTCCACGCTGGAACGCGGTGAATCCACGGCCGAGGACAGCCCGGTCGAGTTCGTGACCGTTGCCGATTCGGACGCTTCGGCGCCCGGTACACCGGAGAaaaagccgaagaagaagcgcgGCCTTTCGTTCAAGAAGCTGCGCTCCAACGCCCAAAAGCTGATCCCGGGCGTTCGACgtggaagtagcagcagcagcaagaaatcCAGTGAGACCACTTCCTCTtccgtcgctgatggtgaatcggtatcgatcgatcggaacatggacacaccatcaccgccaccaccggcatcaccgacaccatcagcaccgtcaCCGGAACCGACGCGTGACGAATCGGTGGTCAAATCGACGGAAAGTTTACCCGCGATCAAGGAGGATCCTCGCGAGGCacttgccgctgctgccgccgccaatACGGGCGCCCGCTCCGACGAGGACATGCTGGCCACGGAGGAGAAACAGCGCCAGAAGAAAACACGCAAACCGAGCCGTGCCGCTAGCTTCATGAAGAAACTGGCCGGACGCGGTAAGTCGGCCAAAGTCGCCCCCAACTCACCGACGGCAGCCCAAGCACCTCGTCCGTCTCCTGGTGACGAGGGTGACGGGTTATCGGCCGGCACACTGGAGACACCGCTCAGCATCAAACGGCAAACACCGGAAGGAGCAATCCTGAACGCCGCCACCTCGGACGCGGAGCTGTACAGTGACGATGGTACTTCGGTGGATCCACCGCCGCTAGCGATACGTGAGCTGGAAGCCGAACCGAGACCACTGTTGTTGCGCCGTACGGGCACCCCGCTCTCTGGGGACGAAGGAGGCGCTGGCGTCGGCGGTAGCACCGACATCGAGTtctatgacgacgacgacgaagggacTGCGACTGCCATCGAAACGAGCAACG GTCGATTGCTTCGTGTGCGTCGCCGGGATGAGAACGATGATGTCGTCGGTGgtcgtcgtgctggtggtggtggtggtggcagagtACTGACCACGGACCTTGATGGTAAATCGAACCAGAATGAAGCGTTGTCGCTGTCGGCTAAGCCAATTAGCCCGTTCGTCCGCACATCGCTACAATCACTATCGGCGacggcaccgacgacgacgacgacgacgatgatcgtggatgacggtggtggtaggcCGGCCTCGCTGACGGTGACGAAAGAATCATTCGGTGTCGAGCAGCCGACCGTCACGATTCGtacacaggagcagcagcagaagcaggatcGCTTGTCCAGTCTGCTGAGCGGTGACTACATAGCGGAGATTAACAAGTTCTCAATCGAGAACattgcaccgccaccaccggtgccatcGCCGCGTACCTCGCTGTCGATTCGGGAACGGTTTTTCCAAAGTgccctcccaccaccaccaccaccagtgcaaGCGCCATCGTCACCAGTGGTTGGTGACGAGGAAAACGAAGATTTTATGAGGAAATCGaagggaggagcaggagcagcagcagcagcaggacggtCGAAAGGCTCCGGGAAAGGCTCCTCCGGTGGTAGCAACGCAtcagtagcggcagcaacagccacgaGTGTAGagccagcaggaggaggaagcacgTCGGTGACGGTGCGCACCCAGGAAGCGGCCAAACCGTACCAGCTCGGTAACAGCCTCAAGAACCCGAACAATTCGGGCTTCAAGTCGGTGGAGCCCGCGACCAGAGTGTCTTCGGCTGGTGGGCTCCAGGAGccacagcaggagcagcaacgaccggaacaggagcagcagcgaccggaaccggagcagaCACGTGCTGGTGACGGAGCGGACGAAGCAGAACCGACcgtcggtgacggtgacggtgacccCCAACCGCAGATAGTGTTCGATATAGGAACGCAG GCCAACATGGCGGCGAGTCCGGCGGAGAAGCGCGAGCATCTGTACAAAATCCTCGTCATCGGGGAGCTCGGTACCGGCAAGACGTCCTTCATCAAGCGGTACGTGCACCAGTTCTTCAGCCAGAACTATCGCGCCACGATCGGCGTCGACTTTGCGCTCAAAGTGCTCAATTGGGACCAGAACACGATCATCCGGCTGCAGCTGTGGGATATTGCCG GCCAGGAACGCTTCGGTAACATGACCCGAGTGTACTACAAAGAAGCGGTCGGTGCGTTCATCGTGTTCGACGTAACGCGCAGTGCCACCTTCGATGCGGTGATCAAGTGGAAGCAGGATCTCGACTCGAAGGTGCAGCTTCCGGACGGTAAACCGATCCCGTGCATACTCTTAGCTAACAAG AGtgaccagcagaagcagggcATTGTGACGACACCCGCCAAACTCGATGAGTACGTGAAGGAGCACGGCTTCGCCGGCTGGTTCGAGACGTCCGCCAAAGAGAATGTCAACATCGAGGAAGCGGCCAAATCGTTAGTCAATAAG ATTCTAATGAATGACAAAATGCTAAACACGGGCGAAATCGTGGACTCGGAGCGGTTTGCgctggccggtggcggtggcggaaaaGCGGACATTAATCCGAAAAAATCGTGTGCCTGCTGA
- the LOC125957913 gene encoding ras-related protein Rab-32 isoform X5 — protein MAASPAEKREHLYKILVIGELGTGKTSFIKRYVHQFFSQNYRATIGVDFALKVLNWDQNTIIRLQLWDIAGQERFGNMTRVYYKEAVGAFIVFDVTRSATFDAVIKWKQDLDSKVQLPDGKPIPCILLANKSDQQKQGIVTTPAKLDEYVKEHGFAGWFETSAKENVNIEEAAKSLVNKILMNDKMLNTGEIVDSERFALAGGGGGKADINPKKSCAC, from the exons ATGGCGGCGAGTCCGGCGGAGAAGCGCGAGCATCTGTACAAAATCCTCGTCATCGGGGAGCTCGGTACCGGCAAGACGTCCTTCATCAAGCGGTACGTGCACCAGTTCTTCAGCCAGAACTATCGCGCCACGATCGGCGTCGACTTTGCGCTCAAAGTGCTCAATTGGGACCAGAACACGATCATCCGGCTGCAGCTGTGGGATATTGCCG GCCAGGAACGCTTCGGTAACATGACCCGAGTGTACTACAAAGAAGCGGTCGGTGCGTTCATCGTGTTCGACGTAACGCGCAGTGCCACCTTCGATGCGGTGATCAAGTGGAAGCAGGATCTCGACTCGAAGGTGCAGCTTCCGGACGGTAAACCGATCCCGTGCATACTCTTAGCTAACAAG AGtgaccagcagaagcagggcATTGTGACGACACCCGCCAAACTCGATGAGTACGTGAAGGAGCACGGCTTCGCCGGCTGGTTCGAGACGTCCGCCAAAGAGAATGTCAACATCGAGGAAGCGGCCAAATCGTTAGTCAATAAG ATTCTAATGAATGACAAAATGCTAAACACGGGCGAAATCGTGGACTCGGAGCGGTTTGCgctggccggtggcggtggcggaaaaGCGGACATTAATCCGAAAAAATCGTGTGCCTGCTGA